GAGTAACATCCAACAGGATCATATCTTTTACATCACCACTGAGTACTCCCCCTTGAATAGCAGCACCCATAGCAACAACTTCATCAGGATTAACCCCTTTATGCGGCTCTTTACCACTGACTTTCTTGATCGCTTCCACGACGGCCGGTATACGAGTAGAACCGCCGACTAAGATAATTTGATTAATATCGTTCCAGGAAAGTTTGGCGTCTGCCATTGCTTGACGGGTAGGTCCAACGGTTGATTCAACCAAATCCGAAGTGATTTCATCAAATTTTGCCCGTGTAATATTCATGTCCAAGTGTTGAGGTCCTTCTGCTGTCATCGTGATAAAGGGCAGATTGACATTAGAAGTCGTTACACCGGAAAGTTCAATTTTGGCCTTTTCTGCAGCCTCTTTTAAGCGCTGGAGGGCAACCCGGTCTTTAGCAAGATCCACACCGTGACTTTTCTTATACTCAGCTACCATGTAATCAATCAAACGTTGGTCGAAATCATCTCCGCCAAGATTGTTGTTACCGCTGGTAGCTTTTACCTCAACCATGCCTTGGCTTAATTCAAGGATGGATACGTCAAAGGTCCCGCCTCCAAGGTCATATACCAAAACAGTGGCATCATCTTTCTTGTCCAGTCCGTATGCCAGTGCTGCAGCCGTTGGTTCATTGATAATCCGCAGAACTTCCAGTCCGGCAATAGACCCTGCATCTTTCGTAGCCTGACGCTGAGCATCCGTAAAATAAGCCGGAACCGTAATAACCGCTTTTGTCACTGACTGACCCAGATAAGCCTCAGCATCCGTTTTGAGCTTTTGAAGCACCATAGCGGAAATTTCTTGTGGAGTAAACGTCTTATCATCAATTTTTACTTTAAAGTCAGAGCCCATATGACGTTTAATAGAACTTACCGTTTTGTCGGGATTTGAAATGGACTGTCGTTTAGCAACCTGTCCGACCAATCGTTCACCGGTCTTAGAAAAGCCCACAACTGAAGGAGTTGTACGATTTCCTTCGGCGTTTGGAATAACAACTGCTTCTCCGCCTTCCATAACAGACACGCAGGAGTTAGTTGTACCTAAATCAATACCTATAATTTTACTCATGATAATTATCCTCCTTTTACTAGTTCGAAACTTTGACCATACTGGGACGCAGAACTTTTTCCTTGAGGTAATAACCTTTTTGCAGTTCTTCAACAACCGTGTTTTCCGGATGTTCATCAGATTCTACTCTGAGCACAGCATCATGAAGATTGGGATCAAACGGTTGACCGGTAGCTTCTATAGCCTTGAGGCCTTCCTTGTCAAGCACCGTTTGCATTTGCCGGAAAATCATATCCACACCTTGTGAAAATGCATTGAAATCCGGGTTGGTTCGGGCTGAACTGGCGGCCCGTTCAAAATTATCCAAAACGGGAAGTAATTCTGCAATGAGACGTTCAGAGGCATATTTAATAATCTCCGTTTTTTCCTTTTGGGTCCGTTTCCGGTAATTATCGAATTCAGCCTGCAGCCTCATCAAATGATCCTGATGTTCATTGACATTAGCCTTAGCTTGCTCTAACTCAGCCTCAAGGGTCAGGATTCTTTCCAAAGGATTCATTTCTTTACTATTAGGATTATCCTTTTCCGGAGAATTCTCAAGGTCAAGATCCTGTTCCTGGTTCTCCTCTATTGGGTTCTCATCCTTACTAAGCTTTCGGCCTCTGAGAGTTTCTTCTCCCATTCGCGCCATGCATAATCACCTCTCGCAACTTAATCAACATAAGTTTTTAATTTAATATAGAATGAACCAAAAGGCTCAGTCAACACCAACTATCGTCACCGACGTCGCTTCGTAAGAATTTCCGTCAAACTTTGGGTCATGAAATCTACAATGGCAATGACTTTAGCATAATCCATACGAGTCGGCCCAAGGACACCTACTGCTCCAATGGTTAAGCCATTCACTTTATAAGTGGCAGAAATTAAACTGCAATCTTGAAATTCTTTGATTGTATTTTCTCCACCAATGATGACATTTAGTCCCTCTTGGCGGGGGGTCAACAGCTTTTTCAAGGGTTCATTTTCTTCAAAGACTTTAAATAAGGTTTTGACCTTGCCTAAATCCCGGAACTCAGGCTGGTTAAGCATATTTAAAGTCCCACCGAGGTGAATGCGTTCATCATCCTCGTTATCATCCAGAATAGCCCTCAGCATTTCCATAGCATTATCAATTAACAGTCTTTGTTTAGACAAATCACTGTATATTTCATGAAGCAAGCTGCGCTTTACCTGACTCATGGAATAACCGCGCATTTTTTGATTGAAAACATCCGCTACATGCTGCATTTCTTCCGCCGTGATGTTCTCTCCCACATCAACAATATGGTTTTCCACAGCACCATTTTCTTTAACAATAACCATGATTACCTGACCTGGCTGATAAGGCAGGAAATGCATCTTCCCAAAAGTGCTTCTCCCTTTATGAGGGCCAAGCACAAGACTCGTTAGATTGGTAAGCTCAGACAATAGCTTGCTTGTATGTG
This Desulfosporosinus orientis DSM 765 DNA region includes the following protein-coding sequences:
- the hrcA gene encoding heat-inducible transcriptional repressor HrcA: MQMDERKRKILRAIVQDYIATAEPIGSRTIARKFDLGVSSATIRNEMADLEDLGYIEQPHTSAGRIPSDAGYRYYVDCLMDPQALNAEEMEIIERESSKKIHELQEVVAHTSKLLSELTNLTSLVLGPHKGRSTFGKMHFLPYQPGQVIMVIVKENGAVENHIVDVGENITAEEMQHVADVFNQKMRGYSMSQVKRSLLHEIYSDLSKQRLLIDNAMEMLRAILDDNEDDERIHLGGTLNMLNQPEFRDLGKVKTLFKVFEENEPLKKLLTPRQEGLNVIIGGENTIKEFQDCSLISATYKVNGLTIGAVGVLGPTRMDYAKVIAIVDFMTQSLTEILTKRRR
- the dnaK gene encoding molecular chaperone DnaK, which gives rise to MSKIIGIDLGTTNSCVSVMEGGEAVVIPNAEGNRTTPSVVGFSKTGERLVGQVAKRQSISNPDKTVSSIKRHMGSDFKVKIDDKTFTPQEISAMVLQKLKTDAEAYLGQSVTKAVITVPAYFTDAQRQATKDAGSIAGLEVLRIINEPTAAALAYGLDKKDDATVLVYDLGGGTFDVSILELSQGMVEVKATSGNNNLGGDDFDQRLIDYMVAEYKKSHGVDLAKDRVALQRLKEAAEKAKIELSGVTTSNVNLPFITMTAEGPQHLDMNITRAKFDEITSDLVESTVGPTRQAMADAKLSWNDINQIILVGGSTRIPAVVEAIKKVSGKEPHKGVNPDEVVAMGAAIQGGVLSGDVKDMILLDVTPLSLGIETLGGVFTRIIDRNTTIPTTKSQVFSTAADNQTSVDIHVLQGEREMASYNKTLGRFQLTGIPPAPRGIPQIEVKFDIDANGIVHVSAKDVATGNEQKVTITSSTGLSKDDIEKMKQDAEAHAEEDKKHKELIDARNQADSIAYQTEKTLKEFEGKGDSSEIESIKKAVEELKTAATGESAEEINAKIEALNKVLHPYIEKMYQQQAAQDPNAGAQPGAEQAKKDDDVVDAEFTEVKKDQ
- the grpE gene encoding nucleotide exchange factor GrpE, whose product is MARMGEETLRGRKLSKDENPIEENQEQDLDLENSPEKDNPNSKEMNPLERILTLEAELEQAKANVNEHQDHLMRLQAEFDNYRKRTQKEKTEIIKYASERLIAELLPVLDNFERAASSARTNPDFNAFSQGVDMIFRQMQTVLDKEGLKAIEATGQPFDPNLHDAVLRVESDEHPENTVVEELQKGYYLKEKVLRPSMVKVSN